CAACTATTAAAATGTGATGCGAACTCCAAAGACGTCTGTTGGGCAAATATAGTGGTTATAAAATTCCCACCTGACTAGACACATATCAGGAACTGGGATTGAGTTAATAAAGCTGCACATTGCCGAGAAACTCCGTGAAGCACAAATCCAGTAACATTTTGAAAAGTAAACACTGATTTGTGGTTTGGGGAAAGGCATAACCCAATTTATACCGTGAGCTTCAGACTTTAAGTCCACTGTACACACAGCTCTGAGTCAGGATGAAGGCATATtcatagaaataaacagaatctATTTTTTACTTCGATGTAAAGCAAACTTGTCTTCCAGACATTCCTGACTCACACAGCAAAGACACAAAAGCAACAACAGGCTCATTTTCCATACACCTAATACATAAGTTTAGGCACTTTAAGTCGAGTCATTCTAGCCGAAAGGACAGGATGTTCTTTAAATGTTTCTCAAAGGCAATTTATACAATATTAAGTTCATCAAAATCAATAGAAAGGATCAATGTTCTTAAAGGGATTTCGTTCAATGACAGTAAGTGTAGAAGCATACGATGTACAGTACTCTACCAGTCAAACGTCTAGACGCTCGGCTAAATTGAATCCTTTTTTACCCAAACAAAAAGTTTTCATGTAGAAGCAGTGAAGATCTCTGAGTATTCAGGAATCTCCTGGGTGAAGCTTCTCCTAAATCTGCTTTAGAAGACACCGAGTGTTTTTAAAGCTCCATCACAATCACTTTTTTACAATCACTTTTTTTTAGGGCCGTATgaaattttgtgtttatttgaccAGTCCTAATCTTTTCATTGTTACTGTATGAAAGTGGCAACGAGTAAgaaggggtgcacaaacttttgactGGCAGTGTATtagataatataaaaaaaaaaaaaaaaacatcaacaacaacaatgtaatGTCACATTACCAACCAAACCGTAACAGGCTGCAAAATGAGTCATATTTTGAATCCATGagtgtatttaattattgaattaatttgACATATAATTGCTAACAGCAGAcgtaataaattaaaatctaactcaataatcatttattttaaataatttatggcTGTTTAATGTAAATACACTCAACAAACGTTTTACTAGATACAATATACCAGTAGACAGAATGCACACAGGTCTGTCCTGAGagactcttacacatacactcttgacacagcacacacacacacacacacacacacacaccttctcttggacacacacacaaacacacacacacacgcatatactcACAATTTCTCATAAACTCACACATGCTCtcatgcatacagtacattccaTACAAATCCTTTCATACAATccctcatgcacacacactcacacactctcttgtgGACAAACTctcacggacacacacacacacacactcactcacttgaaGTCATACACTTTCATCCACACGctgtctttttttataaattcatgTCCCAACCTAATTCCAATTCGGAATTCCCTGCTGTAGAATCAtattcatgatgatgatgataaggatGATGATAAAAATGAAGATTTGTGGCACAAAATGTTTCTACAGTATCATGTAGGTAGTATAATCCCTGTACAAAAATAATCtagattgtcttttttttttttttttagcttctgcCTTATTTTGACCGTTAGTGCTGGTTACTAAACACTCTTCCATGAACTACATAATGTTCCTGTGACGCCAGCAACAGAACATAAATACAGATGACCTCGGCAAGCATGTTGCATCCAAAAATTCCCATAGggatataaatacatttgtgtatctatatattattaatgtacaaaaatatatacagcaaAATAGTTATTTTTCAAAATCTTTACATTACATAAAGGCATTGCATCACACATCGCATCTCTCTGATGCAATCGTTGGTCcgagttgtgttttttttttttttttgggtgtgagacagaagtgaacaaaaaaacaaaaagagcgGTGAGTGTGAAGTCATCctcacagtgatgtaaagccaTAGAGGCTTTTCATCACAACGATGACTGTGATGATAAGACATGTCGTtagtgcaaagaaaaaaaatttaaaagaaatattaacattaattaactTTAAATATTAACGAATTAACTTAGAACACTTGGTTTCCTGGACTGGGCTAGCAAGTGGTGAGAATGACTGACAGGAAGGATGTTGAGACAGGCAGGATGTTATTGTGTGAGCAGACATGAGAAAGAACAGCAGGTCATCATGCTGAATGACTACAGATTTAttgcagtttttcttttttaagtctGGGTTTTTGGCGTTCTAGTAGCTTGAAGTCTAAATCTGTGTCACAAGAAGCTGTTTACCTTTCTGGAGAGAAGCCTTAAAAGGCACCCTGGTCTCACAAATGTAGGGTTTTCTACAAGTGTTCAAGATCCTTCTGTTCAAAGATGACACGTGTAGCAAAATATACACTGATTGCACCGAAAATAGCAGAAGAAGCAATGTAGGCAGTGACGGATTGTGTGAACTGGACAATCATGCCCATGAACAGAGAAGGGAAGACCTGAGAGAGCAAGAAGGTGCTATCAAGAATGGCAAAATCCAAGCCCACGCCACGTTTGTCATAATCATCTGATCTGTGATCGAGGTGCGTACCATTCTGACCCTGCTGAGGAGCGTAAAATTCCACATCGTCTTGGTCGTAGTGGGTGTGTCCGTTATGATTCAGATCACTCGCGTCTTCGGTCAGAGTGAGGCGCATGGTTTCGTTGGGGATGTTcatcctgtttgtgtgtgtttttttggttttgttggtTGGCATATATACCTGTTGGAAATCAGAGGAACCAGAAaggattatttttataataatatgcaTTCTAGTATCAAGCTAAATATATGAGTACAATCTTAAAGAAATAACCTCAAGAAATGCTTGTTTGAGTTATCTCTGAGAGAAAAGACTTTGAGCAGGTAGCAGTTAAGTATGAAGTGTCCCAGAGGAACAAACTAAAGAACCGTTCGATGATATTTAATGGAAGCTTTTTACTATACTGCGTATCTTAGCAATGGGATTTTAAAACGAATAAAACACATACGTGGTATACCAGTTGTGGACTAaacattttaatccattttaaatCCAGTCCCGATTCCATACCAGGAACTTACACGAAGGAAACAGCTGTTAACTAGAGTTCAGAAAGATGCttaaatgaaatcaatgaaATCAAGCCACCATGTTCCCGAAAGCTTGAGTGTAATAAGCTGCAAGTCTAGATAATCTATAGCCAAAAAAAAGACCAATGATGCTCATGGAAGCTAAGACATTTGCCACCATCATCAGGAGGAGTGCCCTCACATGCTTGTTTTATTTGTGCTAAACTGGATGGGACGATAGATTTGTGCTCCTTACGTACATCAATTGGCTGATTCTTATTCTTTGTTGACACTATTGTCACATCACATGACTTTCTGCTATTGTAGGCAGTTTGGGGTTGGCAGCTTagtagtgctggggcttgaaccctgttCTTACGATCAACAAACCAGAGCCTTTACCACTTGATCCACCACTGCCACATCCTGCTCTGTTGATCGACAGCACTTGGTCTGGAGGATCACCCAGAAATCTCTGTATTTCCTCATCACACTTGGTAAAACCTCATAGCAATGTGAACATTTATGAATAGACTAAAGTGACTTATTCCTTTTAGCAGAGGGTAGGAGATTTAAACCAAATGATCCAGTGTTAAAGCCTACCTCCTTATCTTGGTGATAGTGGCAGGTGAGTGTGTATGGTAGAGTCTGTAAGGTGGCGAAGGCAAAGCCGGTAAGGGCTGACATCCCTGTGACCAACATCACACTCTTGGACATGCAGATGACGACTGCCGAGAGGGTAAATGATACCATGCTGAACAGGAAGACCTTCCTGGAGCCGAACGTACACACCAGCCGGTTCATGATTAGTGAGAAAAAAGTTGAGGTAGCACACTGCAGGAACAGCCCCAGACTGCCCATACGGATGCCTGGAGAAACAGACACTAAATCTTTATACTGGAAGATCATTAATATGAACACTTATAATCCTGTTGTTTGACATGTAAAAGTATCCTAAATGGGTGGAGTTACAGCACAAACAATTCACAGATTAGAATTAACATCTAAACAAGAAATTGTTTTATTGGGTAAATTATCAATAGGCATATAATTTAGtgtatcgtcgctgtcaggcggaatcctcgtatctccaaaaccgttatttttcaggaaattaaaaaaacgctgtaccttatctgcagtgcacagggtttagtccacgttgcagtggattctcttgcgctaaattcctgtcctcagacgagcaccagaactagcgggggtcaagatttttttttctttgagcccagtgttttgaagacatttacctcagaagacgtgttgattcgttgcgactcttcttgaggagaaatatgccgtgaagctctcccacggagtgaggaagaggtagacagttgaagtgtccaatggagttatgagatttgcgctcaagctattttcaagactttagattggttaataacttgtaaaaataacagacccacgtggggactgaccaatagcatcgatatgtgaaaaaatatgaaattgaccaaatttggacatacgaggtttccgcccgacagcgacggtATATTGCTTtcataaacatttgttcagttgCTGAGTCTGAATCAGAGAAACATGCTAACATTGATTTTTAAATGATACTTAGTGATTGGTAATCGGTTGGTTTTATATTTGGTTTGGTTTCTCATTGcaaaaaaatccccaaaaaaaacatttagggGAAATCTACAGCTGAAAACTGAGCCGGGCCATAAACAAACTATTAtagaattaaatcattttttagtCAAAATATGCAAAACAACCGGCACCATAAACAAATGTCATTGTATGTATATCCAGGCTTAACTTGTCTCCAGAGTCTAAATGTGTGTCTGGCTGTCTTTTTAAAGATGGTGAGAGTTCAGATAGCTTTGCCAAAACATTAGAGACAAAGCCAACCTTAAATCTTCAATAGCACATGTTTGAAAAGGCACTGGATTGTAAATTACAAATTGTAAACTGTCCTCACACACCACAAATTCAGAGCTTAAACACAGTCCAGCAGGCCAAACATGTCTGAAGCTGTGCTGTTTTGTGATCGTCTACCCAAAGGCCAGTCTAGGAGCAGTGCtcagaaataaacaagtaaattgGCTATAGTTTGCTGTTACTATTGATGGAGACTCAGGAGACTCAATGTTTGTTCTTGGGTGTGTACCACGTCTGTTAGTATGTTGTGCTGAAGAACGATGGTCTTATGTAACCCAGGAAAGCTTAAGCTCAAGGTGTGTGAACTGCTGATTCCTTGAAGCAGGGCAGCAAAGCGTGACCGTGCGTCCATGTGTATGTCTGGGTGACTCACGGCACAGTCACTGATCGTGGGTGAAGGTTAACTCAAGTTCACACAGAACAGCCAGACATGCTGGCCATGAGAAAGGAAGCAACACAGCATCAACACCAGCAAAACAAACTCATTaccagggggaaaaaatgattaCTTGAGGGGgtgaaaaacacaaagcagGCCACTTCTGACAGAAAACAGACGGCCGAGTGAGACAGAGGGCTGTGAATTTTCATCAGAAGAGCCAGGACATTTCTGTTTAGTAGCCCTGGCATACAAATAAGCTTTTTATCTTTTCCACCCCATTCATCCTTTATCTTTACCTCCCAGTTCAGTGGTTAGCAAGAACAGACTTTTTTTCTCATAATACAAGTTAacagttacatacagtatgtgtgatacAGTGCCTTATTCTTCACCACAATCTTTCCTACAGCAGGTTATTTATCGACTCTCTTTGGTgggttattttttaaaaaaattgttcattttagtTCATTAAACTATTACATACAAACTACATACAAActgataaaaaagaaacactgtCTCACCTTCATCATATTGCTGCCTAGGCACTGTGCCCGGTGCAGCACTTGGCACTCCTTGGTAAAGTCCCTCTCCGACAAAATCTGTGTAGAAAAGCATGAAGCTCACAATGGCCATCCAGCTGCTTAGCTGGGCAGCGCAAAGGCGCCTCATGACATATGGCACATGGCAGTAGCTTCTGAAGATTGCAGGTGTAACTGACCAGCAGGTCCTGAGTACACATATTAAAGAACCTGCCCTTGGAAGGCAGATCTTAAAGCGTCTCCGGGGCATATAGCACATAGAGAGGCATCCAGCCCAGGTCTCGGAATCCTCTTTCTCCTCTGATGCCTTCATGGTGACCAGCACACAGAAGACGAAAATGAGAATAAGGAAAGTGAAGAGTCCCTTAGCTTGGCCACCCAGGTATTGGGCAAGTGGACCAGAGCTCCAGTCGAGCAAAGACAGGAGATACCCTATGCACGAGCCCAGACTCGTCATAAAGGAGAACGTAGCAAAGGCACGGGCACACTCCTCACGTCCACCGTACAGGTCTGAGAGTAGTGCCTCCAGTGGCGTGAAGCACACCTGGCCACAGAAGTCCAGCAGCACTACGCCCAAGATTAGCAGACCCACCTGGAGTGGCTGGTTAGGATCGGGACTGCCACCCCAGCTGAGGTGGGCAGCCAGGACATCAGCGTGAGGGATGATAAGCATGGCCACGAGCACACCCAGCGAAAGCAGCCAGATGAAGGGACGTCTGCGTCCATAGCTACTGCTACAGCGGTCACTGGCTGAACCGATTAGAGGGATGAAGATGAGTCCCAGAACTGGACCAATACCTGCAGAGAAATTAACCGTGACTTataattgtattcattttataGTGTATTTAAAAGTTTCTGAAGGTAAATAAGGTACAGTAAAAATAGATTCTGGCAAGGACAAAGGAAAGACACAAGCTGTGGGACAAACTGTATCTAAAATGGTAAATTTTAGGGACAAACTGTACCTAAAATGGGGAATTTTAAACAGGTACACAATGTGCTTCTTAATGACGAAGTTAAATACTGACTCAGCATTTCGCAGCTGAAACCTCTATAAGCATCAGTAGTTTCCCCAAAACCTCTGCTCTCTACAGTACCTCCTTTCTAATTAAGGACAGATGACTAAGCCAGAATTCACAGCCAAATTCTCAGGGGCTATTTCTAGCTGCAGTAGCAGCAGATGATGAGTTGAGGAGATGTTCAGGAAGATATTAAGTTCACTGTGGAAATACTGTATGATCCAGAAGACTTCCTGCTCAGTGATGAGGCAAGGGTACCCATGGCAATaaagtcattattattttaaaacctaAAAGGTCATTTGTTTCTGCTGTGGCTTTGATAATTGAAACTTGGGTCACTGAGATGTGTGGGCAGTTGCTTGAGCTTGATATTATCTTATGAAAGCCATTTTGGCCCAAcataaagaacaataaaaggaaaaaaatcctgGAACAGAACCAGAAAGTTTTATAGTGTTCAGGGATATAAAAGGTTTGAAATAACACACCGCAAACAAAGCAATAATGCACGTCTGATTTGAAGGTGTTAAAGCAGGACTTGACAAAGCATGCTATTCCTGCAGCAGGGTATCACTATGGAAGCGGTGGAAACGGATAGCCGAGGGAACGTGCTGGCCTTAAAGAAATTTATCAAAGGATATCCGTCATCGAGCGCTGTAAGACCGTGTGTATCTGGCTTCTGTTTCAACATAGTTCTGAGAGTTTAAAAGGTTATGAGAATTTGGGTCTCATTCACTGTGCAACGTTTTGAAATCTTCTCACATATCAAAGTGCGGATCAGTGATCGATAATGATTGGTCAGCGGATGTTGTTTAAGTTTCTATAAAAGCAGAATTTCAGATTTAAATTAATGCGTTATCAGGATTTGTATCGCAAACTCTTAAAGTAACAGAATTAAAACGTAGATAACTGTTGACTTGCTGATATTTTCTGGAAGATGTTCCATTTTCCatttatgtaaggagtctcGGAACAGTCAGTGGTAAAGCTGTTTCTTCAAGGTTTCCAGCCAGTCTTTAGGACAAAGTAATTTTTGGCAGTAGTGTTTGTCTTATTGACTTCAAGACAAggaaatgataatgatgatgatggtgatattgatggaatgactgtttattcattcattcattttctaccacttatccgaactacctcgggtcacggggaggcgtcattgggcatcaagtcaggatacaccctggacggagtgccaccccatcgcagggcacacacacactctcattcactcacgcactcacacactacgggcaattttccagagctgccaatcaacctaccatgcatgtctttggacagggggaggaaaccggagtacccggaggaaaccccgaggcacggggagaacatgcaaactccacacacacaaggcggatgcgggtatcgaacccccaaccctggaggtgtgaggcgaacgtgctaaccactaagccaccgtgccccccatgacTGTTTATAGTCGCTATAAAGAAAGTGTTAACAGGAAGCaatttttttcagagatttttcACAGCACTTAACTAcagtataaatggataaaatatgaATGTCATTCTTTAATTGATGGTAAATTGTTGTGGTAGTAGACGAATAGATCATGAGGATCATTTAAAGTCCCCATTAATTCCCAACTAATTTGTCACTGTTTCACACTTACCGTACTACTGTACTTAGTTACCTGTTGCACACATTTCCATGGGAAGCCAGACAAAATCATGGTTCAGTCACCCATCAGAAAGAAAATACTAACCAGCCTCTTGAGGTTACATGAGTTCACAGATGCTCATAATGtagctcgttttttttttttttttttatctaacagCATAGTTTCATAGTTTCATAGTTTCAATGCTTAGTTACTTATTGCTGCTTTTTTCTTATCTGTACAAATCCCTGTCAAAGCAGGAAAGTGCTCTGGTTTAAAGGGACCGGTTTGAAGAAAGGGAACAGATTCCTATGCTTCTCCAGTTTGGCAGACGTTAGCTAGAACCGCTAATATTGCTTACTGCAGCTTTAAGTGACTGCCAAAGTCAGCAAAAAGTCATCTGAGGTTGAGTTTGAAAACACAACCTTCTCAAACTGAACACTTACACGCAGTTCAGCTGGCATTTAAATATCAGCGAATGTCAATGGGGTGCTCACGTATTTCTCACAAAAGTGTTTGGAGCTTTTTCATGAAAACCAAAACgctattataaacacacacacacacaaacacacacacaaatacacacacaatataaaacaatactTCAGTGTTTCAGACACACAAATGCTCAGCAGCTTTAGTAAGATGCTTACACAAAACCCCAGAGGGGGGCAGGAGCCATTATTTTTAAGCAGAAAGACACCAGCTGTGAGGCACCGACACACAAGTGTATAAGGATAGAAAAGAAATCACAAAGACGACTTAAAAAGCACCTCCAAACTGCTTAGTGATGCCAAAAATAGTGAGTACTTTGGAGCTTGATGAGGAAACATTTGTAATTTTGTTAACtttatatagtgtttatagaCACTTTGTTTATTCAGGAAAGTTTTGCATTCTTTTGCCTTTGTGAGTTAGCAAATACACAGTGCTTGCCAGGATGGATGGGACTGCATACAAAGGCTCTTTTTCTCTTGCTTTGCAGCTGTTGAAGAGGAAAAGCAGTGCACAGTGTACATCTTTCTCACTATACATCGCTTCTCCGCTCCTCTCCGAGTGACCCGTGTGGGTTCAAGGTCATGTGCAAGTTATAATGAAAGCTAAACTTCTCCACATGGACAGAAGAAGGCATCAGGCATCTTATACTCTTGTTTCTGAACAACAGATCTTGAAAAACAATGACTCAGATCCATCATATTCTCATAACAAAATCTACTTCCTTTAGCATTTACAATTTCTAACTCGTCGACACAACGATACGGAAGACTCTGCGCTTTTGCTAACTTCCTGTCACCTCAGGTGAAATATCATCTTTCTATTCTTAGACCTTGGTCTTGTGAGCTAGTAGAAAATGAGAAGATGGGACTAAGGTCTCTTTGGCTGAGGAGCTGCTTAATATCAAGTAGTGCTCCAACCAAATTTTTGTTTAAAGCACATCTGGAAAATATATCTGTCTCTTTGCTTGCTAATAAGCAATGTTGGTAAATCTGCAAATCTGGATATCAGgattaaatttcattaaaataatatccAAATCTGATCCTATGAACTCGACACTAAGTACGAAGAACAGGCAGAACGGCCGAGTTCCTCTTGATAAGAAGGAAGCTACTAAAGAAAAACTATTTTGGATATTTCCCATTTCCGGAAGCTTTGTTTGAATCGACTCCAAAATCTACTCAGTTAATTTGCTGGTTACATTAATAACTACGTAAATGCataaaaaagcaaatatatGAAGTAATAAATGTGTTCGTTATATTACACGGTTTAAGGATGTACCAgttcttaaaatgcactgatgTGGAGTCTCCAGAGCTTAAATCACTGGAACTGAGATGAAGTGCAACAGAGAGGAAGCTGATGTCCATCCACAGAGCCCTCATTACAGCTCAGTGACCAGCCGTTCAGCCTACAGCAGCATCTGGGAGGTTTTTGTTCAGGATGATAATGGCAGGCATGTTCAAATCCGGCCTCGACaggatctaaaatgagtctggATCGTCCTTTTAGAGCTGGCAAGTGCTGCTAAAGCAACCGAGAGCCTCACAGATTTACTGCTTGTGCTAATTCATAACTGGAACCCAAAAACTGGAGGTCACGCTAAAACATCGTCAAAATATTGTACATGATTAGAAAAGTTCTACTGGATTCCATCAAGCATTacactaagaaaaaaaagaagaactcTTACCTAAAACCATGGTCATGAACTTCTCTTCTATGCCAGCCTCCAGTAACAGTGGTGGCACATAGGTGATGCCAGCTGCCACACATATCTCCAGGCCACAGGACAGCAGGTTGAGCAGCACCAGATGACACTGGGCCCTCCATCCAGGCATACTTCCCAGAGACAAGGGTCACTCAGAGGGGTAAGGGATCTACTTGTATTTATAGGTAGAAGGAGTAGGGTGATGGAGAACTTGGGTAAGTGGTCTTGGTGGGCTCAGATCTTTCGTGGCATCCATCAGGTTGTCAGCATTCTAAATCTGATGGACAACAGGTTGGAGAGATCTTTAGATAGGAGATGTCTACAAAGTAAAACTAAAAtacatgaggaaaaaaacatgaataattcaaaatacaaaaaacttttta
The Tachysurus vachellii isolate PV-2020 chromosome 13, HZAU_Pvac_v1, whole genome shotgun sequence genome window above contains:
- the LOC132855695 gene encoding solute carrier family 45 member 3, which encodes MPGWRAQCHLVLLNLLSCGLEICVAAGITYVPPLLLEAGIEEKFMTMVLGIGPVLGLIFIPLIGSASDRCSSSYGRRRPFIWLLSLGVLVAMLIIPHADVLAAHLSWGGSPDPNQPLQVGLLILGVVLLDFCGQVCFTPLEALLSDLYGGREECARAFATFSFMTSLGSCIGYLLSLLDWSSGPLAQYLGGQAKGLFTFLILIFVFCVLVTMKASEEKEDSETWAGCLSMCYMPRRRFKICLPRAGSLICVLRTCWSVTPAIFRSYCHVPYVMRRLCAAQLSSWMAIVSFMLFYTDFVGEGLYQGVPSAAPGTVPRQQYDEGIRMGSLGLFLQCATSTFFSLIMNRLVCTFGSRKVFLFSMVSFTLSAVVICMSKSVMLVTGMSALTGFAFATLQTLPYTLTCHYHQDKEVYMPTNKTKKTHTNRMNIPNETMRLTLTEDASDLNHNGHTHYDQDDVEFYAPQQGQNGTHLDHRSDDYDKRGVGLDFAILDSTFLLSQVFPSLFMGMIVQFTQSVTAYIASSAIFGAISVYFATRVIFEQKDLEHL